Part of the Bryobacteraceae bacterium genome is shown below.
TCGATCTCGGCGCCAATGTCGAAGAAGCCTTCGGCGCGGCCCGCCTCGTCGTCATCTATTTCCTGTCCACCGTCGCCGGGTTCCTCGCCAGCGCCTGGTGGTCCATGGCGCCCTCGGTCGGCGCCTCGGCCGGCATCTTCGGCCTGATCGGCGCGATGATTGCCTACGGCATGCAGCACCAATCAATGATGGGCCAAATGATCAAGACCCACTACTCGCGATGGGCCGTCTACGGTCTCGTCTTCGGTCTCCTCGGCTTTCTCCCCATCGACAACGCCGCCCACATCGGCGGACTCGCCGGCGGATTCGCCGTCGCCTGGTCGGCCGGAATGCCCGTGCCCGGCCATCCGCGCGAGACCGTGTGGAACTGGTTCGCATACGCGTGCGTGGGCCTTACCCTGCTCTCGTTCTTCCTCGCCGCGCGCCGATTCCTCGAAATGTCCGGAGGCTCGTAGTTCATGGTCCGTTGGCTCGTCGCCGGCATCGGCGACATTACCTCGAAGCGCGCCATTCCGGCCATCCTCGCCGAACCGCGATCGACCCTTGCAGCCGTTGTCACGCGCGACCCCGCCAAAGCCGCGGCCTACGGTTGCCGAGTCCATACCGATTTCGCGGAAGCCGTCGCCGCCCCCGATATCGACGCGGTCTACATCGGCACGCCCGTCGTGATGCACGCCCCGCAGACGATCGCCGCCCTTCGCGCCGGCAAGCACGTGCTTTGCGAGAAGCCCATGGCGATGAATCACGCCGAAGCGGTCTCCATGCAGTTCGCCGCCGAGGAAACCGGCCGCACGCTTGGCATCGCCTACTACCGCCGCATGTATCCCAAGGTGCGCCGCGCGATGGAACTGCTCGGCCAAGGCGCGATCGGCAAACCCGTGCTCGCCGAGATCAATTGCCATAGCTGGGCGCCCGCGCTCGATGGTTTCCGCGGCTGGCTGCTCGAACCGGCGATGGCCGGCGGCGGCCCGCTCTACGACATCGGCTCCCACCGCATCGACGTGCTGAACTTCCTGTTCGGCCAGCCCGGACGCGTCGCGGCGATGCTCTCGAACGCGACGCACGGCC
Proteins encoded:
- a CDS encoding rhomboid family intramembrane serine protease, yielding MDKRRMCPHCRAFVTTSDKVCPYCDTPIGPRAIDVRMPDDIMGGLIPHARFVTMLLMLVNSGLFAATVIYSMNRGNTGAITGIDPMTLVIFGGKFTPLIFGNGEYWRLVTAGFLHAGIVHFGMNTWVLFDLGANVEEAFGAARLVVIYFLSTVAGFLASAWWSMAPSVGASAGIFGLIGAMIAYGMQHQSMMGQMIKTHYSRWAVYGLVFGLLGFLPIDNAAHIGGLAGGFAVAWSAGMPVPGHPRETVWNWFAYACVGLTLLSFFLAARRFLEMSGGS
- a CDS encoding Gfo/Idh/MocA family oxidoreductase, whose translation is MVRWLVAGIGDITSKRAIPAILAEPRSTLAAVVTRDPAKAAAYGCRVHTDFAEAVAAPDIDAVYIGTPVVMHAPQTIAALRAGKHVLCEKPMAMNHAEAVSMQFAAEETGRTLGIAYYRRMYPKVRRAMELLGQGAIGKPVLAEINCHSWAPALDGFRGWLLEPAMAGGGPLYDIGSHRIDVLNFLFGQPGRVAAMLSNATHGLAVEDAATVLIEYSEGLRGIVDVRWNSHVNRDQFRIIGADGEMELSPLNGPVLRWPGGEESLPVHANVHYPLIENFVDALECKAPLAASGATSLWTDRVTERAVSAGRP